The Austwickia sp. genome includes a region encoding these proteins:
- the hutG gene encoding formimidoylglutamase, whose product MEPSRWMPTPDGVWSGRVDGDGPEHARWHQVVTAIRPAGPTGGAPGADRAAGNDPASDVAADPAGIPAGDVALLGFASDEGVRRNHGRPGAALAPDAIRRALAPLALHRTGARQGTAALHDAGTVVVAGDDLEGAQSALGDAVAGLLDTHRLVVVLGGGHETAYGSFVGRRRSARGRAAHTGVINLDAHFDLRDAPRASSGTPFLQMARDDAAAGRAFDYTVLGIAAPSNTCALFETADALDATYLLDRDCQPHRLDSVLQVVDACVADAELVHLSIDMDVLPAAVAPGVSAPAAYGVPMETLLAVGEHVAASGKLAVLDVVEVAPPYDVDGRTARAAARLISSIVEALQGH is encoded by the coding sequence ATGGAGCCCTCCCGGTGGATGCCGACCCCCGACGGCGTATGGTCCGGCCGCGTCGACGGAGACGGTCCCGAGCACGCGCGGTGGCACCAGGTCGTGACCGCAATCCGGCCCGCGGGCCCGACGGGCGGGGCACCCGGGGCGGACCGGGCGGCGGGCAACGACCCGGCCAGCGACGTGGCCGCCGACCCGGCCGGCATCCCCGCCGGCGACGTGGCCTTGCTCGGGTTCGCCTCCGACGAGGGCGTCCGCCGCAATCACGGCCGTCCCGGTGCGGCGCTGGCGCCGGACGCGATCCGGCGGGCGCTGGCCCCCCTGGCGCTGCACCGCACGGGCGCGCGGCAGGGCACCGCCGCGCTGCACGACGCCGGAACCGTGGTGGTGGCCGGCGACGACCTGGAGGGTGCCCAGTCGGCGCTGGGCGACGCCGTCGCGGGGCTCCTCGACACGCACCGGCTGGTCGTGGTGCTGGGTGGCGGCCACGAGACGGCGTACGGCTCCTTCGTCGGCCGCCGCCGCTCCGCCCGGGGCCGCGCCGCGCACACCGGGGTGATCAATCTCGACGCCCACTTCGACCTCCGCGACGCCCCCCGCGCCTCGTCGGGCACCCCGTTCCTGCAGATGGCCCGCGACGACGCGGCCGCCGGGCGCGCCTTCGACTACACGGTGCTCGGCATCGCCGCGCCGTCGAACACCTGCGCCCTGTTCGAGACGGCGGACGCCCTCGACGCGACGTACCTGCTCGATCGCGACTGCCAGCCGCACCGCCTCGACTCGGTCCTGCAGGTGGTGGACGCGTGCGTCGCGGACGCGGAGCTGGTCCACCTGTCGATCGACATGGACGTGCTGCCGGCGGCGGTGGCGCCGGGGGTAAGCGCGCCCGCGGCGTACGGCGTACCGATGGAGACCCTGCTCGCCGTCGGCGAGCACGTCGCGGCGAGCGGCAAGCTCGCCGTGCTGGACGTGGTGGAGGTGGCGCCGCCGTACGACGTGGACGGCCGCACCGCCCGCGCCGCCGCCCGGCTGATCAGTTCGATCGTTGAGGCGCTGCAGGGGCACTGA
- a CDS encoding nucleoside/nucleotide kinase family protein, with protein MRQAGGMVVDGRQPRVTVAAAQARLAELLRGADGRVILGLTGAPGAGKSTLAARLVASHSGAVLVGMDAFHLAHETLVGLGTVARKGAPDTFDADGYVALLRRVRAGEPRTIWVPEFRREIEDSIAGVRGLAPDVRLVVTEGNYLLLDDERWSPVRELCDEIWYVEVAEATRLDRLVARHVRFGRSREEAYERSVSGTDAANARLIEATRGCAVVVVVAD; from the coding sequence ATGCGGCAGGCTGGGGGGATGGTGGTGGACGGGCGACAGCCGCGCGTGACGGTCGCGGCGGCGCAGGCGCGGCTCGCGGAGCTGCTGCGGGGGGCGGACGGGCGGGTCATCCTCGGCCTGACCGGCGCGCCGGGGGCGGGGAAGTCGACGCTGGCGGCGCGTCTGGTGGCGAGTCATTCGGGCGCCGTGTTGGTCGGCATGGACGCGTTTCATCTGGCCCACGAGACGCTCGTCGGGCTGGGGACGGTCGCTCGGAAGGGCGCGCCGGACACGTTCGATGCGGATGGTTACGTCGCGCTGCTGCGTCGGGTCCGCGCCGGCGAGCCCCGGACCATCTGGGTGCCGGAGTTCCGCAGGGAGATCGAGGATTCGATCGCGGGGGTGCGCGGGCTGGCCCCCGACGTACGACTCGTCGTCACCGAGGGCAACTACCTGCTGCTGGACGACGAGCGGTGGTCGCCGGTGCGGGAGTTGTGCGACGAGATCTGGTACGTCGAGGTTGCCGAGGCGACCCGACTCGATCGGCTGGTGGCCCGGCACGTGCGCTTCGGGCGGTCCCGGGAGGAGGCGTACGAGCGCAGCGTGTCCGGCACCGACGCAGCGAATGCTCGCCTGATCGAGGCGACCCGGGGCTGTGCCGTCGTCGTCGTGGTGGCGGATTGA
- a CDS encoding enoyl-CoA hydratase/isomerase family protein → MDPIALRDLVTVLKRRDSPPEQPGQPIVLVDLEGLEALSPPDANLVAHRLPDDLRVYVGVRRTPLPVPLIGPGQQILERLTTTVSPRVGPVADGTPQGRVTATSAVVRVADPIETAAEILAQGRRTPDTVHVLDTALRIAERATARETIILESNGYTNLLAGPEYTAWRRVFGEVLTGPPAEVRTADDGGRRVVTLDWATEASGMDHRLRRVVAEALLAARSDDVEEIALRASGPDFCAQAIPDDDPARRSDPHAYLTRLSRHVGVAGWLVHRRLTAAVQGRCSSAGLELAAFAQSVTATPDARFSVPHVRFGLCFGAGGTWSLTRRIGRWRTAYLALSGAEIDAATALRWGLVDEIVDEAVPQSALAGAVATT, encoded by the coding sequence ATGGATCCCATTGCCCTACGCGACCTCGTCACCGTCCTCAAGCGCCGCGACAGCCCTCCGGAGCAGCCCGGCCAGCCCATCGTGCTCGTCGACCTCGAAGGCCTGGAGGCGCTCTCGCCGCCAGACGCCAACCTCGTCGCGCACCGGCTGCCTGACGATCTGCGGGTGTACGTCGGCGTGCGGCGTACCCCCCTTCCCGTCCCGCTCATCGGCCCCGGCCAGCAGATCCTCGAGCGCCTCACGACCACGGTCAGCCCCCGCGTCGGTCCCGTCGCCGACGGCACCCCGCAGGGCCGGGTCACCGCCACGTCCGCGGTGGTCCGCGTCGCGGACCCCATCGAGACGGCGGCGGAGATCCTCGCGCAGGGGCGCCGCACCCCCGATACCGTCCACGTCCTGGACACGGCGCTGCGCATCGCCGAACGGGCCACGGCCCGCGAGACGATCATCCTGGAGTCCAACGGCTACACGAACCTGTTGGCGGGACCCGAGTACACGGCGTGGCGGCGCGTGTTCGGCGAGGTGCTGACCGGTCCCCCAGCCGAGGTGCGCACCGCGGACGACGGGGGGCGCCGGGTCGTCACGCTGGACTGGGCCACCGAGGCCAGCGGCATGGACCACCGGCTGCGGCGCGTCGTCGCCGAGGCCCTCCTGGCGGCGCGCAGCGACGACGTCGAGGAGATCGCCCTGCGCGCCTCCGGCCCGGACTTCTGCGCGCAGGCCATCCCGGACGACGACCCGGCCCGGCGCAGCGACCCGCATGCCTATCTCACCCGCCTCAGCCGGCACGTCGGGGTGGCAGGCTGGCTCGTCCACCGCCGGCTGACCGCCGCGGTGCAGGGCCGATGCAGCAGCGCCGGACTCGAACTGGCCGCCTTCGCCCAGTCGGTGACGGCGACGCCGGATGCCCGCTTCTCGGTGCCGCACGTGCGCTTCGGCCTGTGCTTCGGGGCCGGCGGCACGTGGAGCCTGACCCGGCGGATCGGCCGATGGCGCACCGCCTATCTGGCGCTCTCCGGCGCGGAGATCGACGCCGCCACCGCACTGCGCTGGGGGCTTGTCGACGAGATTGTCGATGAGGCCGTCCCACAGTCCGCCCTGGCCGGCGCCGTCGCGACGACCTGA
- a CDS encoding cytosine permease, with translation MTAAPTRVERRSIDVIPAAERHGSPGSQFTLWFGANMQITALVDGALAVVFGADALWAIIGLTLGNILGGVVMALHSAQGPRLGLPQMISSRAQFGVVGAIVPLVLVVLMYLGFASTGTVLSGQAINKMFGITTPAVGIVVFGALTALVAIVGYRWIHALGRVATVTGILGWLWLAVKLVTTYDVGSFFAKPHFDLVTFLLAVSLGAGWQLTYGPYVADYSRYLPAETPGSTTFWATFAGSVLGSSWSMALGALIASIPKSGFLKNQVGFLGELSGGGAVAIVLYLVIVIGKLTVNTLNAYGGSMTMLTTTSAFQKSATVPPVWRAVWICVFIAASVLVALLASADFLNNFKNFVLVLLMVFTPWSAINLVDYYLISRERVDIPALYDARGRYGAWNWPALAIYVLGVVAQIPFLAQTMYTGPLTKALGGTDISWIVGLVLTAAVYYPVAKRTQRPPESMIYPADTGLAETTHDAVAAR, from the coding sequence ATGACGGCAGCACCCACGCGCGTCGAGCGCCGCAGCATCGACGTGATCCCGGCCGCCGAGCGACACGGCAGCCCCGGCAGCCAGTTCACCCTGTGGTTCGGGGCGAACATGCAGATCACGGCCCTGGTCGATGGCGCGCTCGCCGTCGTCTTCGGGGCGGACGCCCTGTGGGCGATCATCGGCCTGACCCTGGGGAACATCCTCGGCGGGGTCGTGATGGCGCTGCACTCGGCGCAGGGGCCACGGCTGGGGCTCCCGCAGATGATCTCGAGCCGGGCCCAGTTCGGCGTCGTCGGCGCGATCGTGCCGCTGGTGCTGGTCGTCCTGATGTACCTCGGCTTCGCCTCGACCGGCACCGTCCTGTCCGGCCAGGCCATCAACAAGATGTTCGGGATCACCACGCCGGCCGTGGGCATTGTCGTGTTCGGGGCACTGACGGCGCTGGTGGCGATCGTGGGGTACCGGTGGATCCACGCCCTCGGCCGGGTCGCCACCGTGACCGGGATCCTGGGCTGGCTCTGGCTCGCGGTCAAGCTCGTCACGACGTACGACGTAGGCTCCTTCTTCGCCAAGCCGCACTTCGACCTGGTGACATTCCTCCTCGCGGTCTCGCTCGGGGCGGGCTGGCAGCTGACCTACGGGCCGTACGTCGCGGACTACTCCCGCTACCTGCCCGCGGAGACGCCCGGCTCGACCACCTTCTGGGCGACGTTCGCCGGCAGCGTGCTCGGCTCGTCGTGGTCCATGGCGCTCGGCGCGCTGATCGCCTCGATCCCGAAGTCCGGCTTCCTGAAAAACCAGGTCGGCTTCCTCGGCGAGCTGTCCGGCGGGGGAGCGGTCGCGATCGTGCTCTACCTCGTCATCGTCATCGGCAAGCTGACGGTCAACACGCTGAACGCGTACGGCGGCTCGATGACCATGCTCACCACGACCTCGGCGTTCCAGAAGTCGGCGACCGTCCCGCCGGTGTGGCGGGCCGTCTGGATCTGCGTGTTCATCGCGGCGTCCGTGCTGGTCGCGCTGCTGGCCTCGGCGGACTTCCTCAACAACTTCAAGAACTTCGTGCTCGTGCTGCTGATGGTGTTCACACCGTGGAGCGCCATCAACCTGGTCGACTACTACCTGATCAGCCGGGAGCGGGTGGACATCCCGGCGCTGTACGACGCGCGCGGGCGGTACGGCGCGTGGAACTGGCCGGCCCTGGCGATCTACGTGCTGGGCGTGGTCGCGCAGATCCCGTTCCTCGCCCAGACCATGTACACGGGCCCGCTCACCAAGGCCCTCGGCGGCACCGACATCTCGTGGATCGTCGGGCTGGTGTTGACGGCCGCGGTGTATTACCCGGTGGCCAAGCGCACCCAGCGTCCGCCCGAGTCGATGATCTACCCGGCCGACACGGGGCTGGCCGAGACGACCCACGACGCGGTGGCGGCACGGTGA
- a CDS encoding IS1380 family transposase codes for MKRTSWSTGLSVTSDGVGVVAHAGSVATRLLADRVGLTSELSKVMVRRNFVPGHDRGRVLTDVAVMLADGGEAIADIDVLRHQSSVLGRVASAPTVWRALDEVTPGRLKRIQNARARVRRQVWSQLPDGVPASKVAGTDLDDLIVLDTDATIVISHSEKENAAATFKRTFGFHPLGVWCDNTSEFLAAKLRAGNAGSNTAADHIEVLTDAIAQIPGTHRKKLLIRSDGAGASHKLLDWLTEQNRVRGRSVEYSVGFAVTEKIRDAIDLVPKKVWTPALDADGGIREGGDVAELTGLLDLSSWPTGMRVIVRRERPHPGAQLSLFEERDGWRYQAFVTNTTTGQLAFLEARHRAHARVEDRIRHAKDSGLGRFPSREFEINRVWLMLVQIAADLTAWTRLLALTGDAKSLAACEPKALRYRFLHVPARLTHSARRRRLRIPESWPWAAAIVAVFANIAAIPQPA; via the coding sequence GTGAAGCGTACTTCGTGGTCTACCGGCTTGTCCGTGACCTCCGATGGTGTCGGCGTGGTGGCCCATGCGGGCAGCGTCGCCACCCGCCTTCTGGCCGACCGGGTCGGCCTCACGTCCGAGTTGTCCAAGGTGATGGTCCGCCGCAACTTCGTCCCCGGTCACGACCGCGGCAGGGTGCTGACCGACGTCGCGGTGATGCTCGCCGACGGCGGGGAGGCGATCGCCGACATCGACGTGCTGCGCCACCAGTCCAGCGTGCTGGGCCGTGTCGCGTCGGCGCCGACGGTGTGGCGGGCACTGGACGAGGTCACACCTGGCCGGTTGAAGAGGATCCAGAACGCGCGGGCGCGGGTCCGCCGCCAGGTCTGGTCCCAGCTGCCTGACGGCGTCCCGGCGAGCAAGGTCGCCGGGACCGATCTTGACGATCTGATCGTGCTCGACACCGACGCGACCATCGTGATCAGCCACAGCGAGAAGGAGAACGCGGCGGCCACGTTCAAGCGGACCTTCGGGTTCCACCCACTCGGGGTGTGGTGCGACAACACGAGTGAGTTCCTCGCCGCCAAGCTCCGCGCTGGCAATGCCGGCTCGAACACCGCCGCCGACCACATCGAGGTCCTCACCGACGCGATCGCGCAGATCCCCGGCACGCACCGCAAGAAGCTGCTCATCCGCTCCGACGGCGCGGGCGCATCGCACAAGCTGCTGGACTGGCTTACCGAGCAGAACCGGGTCCGTGGCCGCAGCGTGGAGTACAGCGTGGGTTTCGCGGTCACCGAGAAGATCCGCGACGCCATCGACCTGGTCCCGAAGAAGGTCTGGACCCCGGCACTCGACGCCGACGGTGGGATCCGCGAAGGAGGTGACGTCGCCGAGCTCACCGGGCTCTTGGACCTGAGCAGCTGGCCGACCGGAATGCGCGTCATCGTGCGCCGCGAACGACCCCATCCCGGCGCCCAACTGTCGCTGTTCGAGGAACGTGACGGCTGGCGCTACCAAGCCTTCGTCACCAACACCACGACCGGACAACTGGCTTTCCTCGAGGCCCGGCATCGGGCGCACGCTCGGGTCGAGGACCGGATCCGGCACGCCAAGGACTCGGGGCTGGGGCGGTTCCCGTCGCGGGAGTTCGAGATCAACCGGGTGTGGCTGATGCTGGTGCAGATCGCTGCCGACCTGACCGCATGGACCCGGCTCCTCGCACTGACCGGAGACGCGAAGTCGCTGGCGGCGTGTGAGCCGAAAGCGCTGCGCTACCGCTTCCTTCACGTCCCAGCCCGGCTGACTCACAGCGCCCGCCGACGACGCTTGCGGATACCCGAGTCGTGGCCATGGGCGGCCGCGATCGTCGCAGTCTTCGCCAACATCGCCGCGATCCCACAACCCGCCTGA
- a CDS encoding NAD(+) synthase yields the protein MDFFSAYDQGFLRVAAATVPTAIADPQANAATILQSARELADQGVGLIVYPELSVTGYALDDLLLGSSLLEGVTAALASLAEATTELAPVIVVGAPLAWRNRVYNCAVVLHRGEILGVAPKSYLPTYREFYERRHFAPGDDVRAMLTLAGREVPFGPDLLFAASDVPGFVLHVEVCEDMWVPIPPSSEAALARATVLANLSGSPITVTKAEDRKLLARASSSRCLAAYVFAAAGDGESTTDLSWDGQTFVYENADLLGESERFPQGPRATVVDVDLDRLLAERRRQGTFDDNRRTHAARADAFRTIEFGLRPPRGDVGLRRAVDRFPFVPDDADRLALDCYEAYNIQVSGLVQRLRAIGSPKAVIGVSGGLDSTHALIVCARAMDLLGRPRSDILAYTMPGFATSARTRSNAELLSRGLGVTFEELDIRPAAEQMLADMRHPYAVCAPAERGREVYDVTFENVQAGLRYDYLFRLANQHGGIVVGTGDLSELALGWCTYGVGDQMSHYAVNTGVPKTLIQHLIRWVIASGQFSGEVNDVLQAVLDTEISPELIPAGADGKVQSTQDSIGPYALHDFALYYLLRRGYPPRKIAFLAWHAWRDAGVGEWPPGYPADEHVAYDLATIRRWLTVFVKRFATNQFKRSAIPNGPKVMAGGSLSPRGDWRMPSDANARSWLADIEANVPQS from the coding sequence GTGGACTTCTTCTCTGCCTACGACCAGGGATTCCTGCGCGTCGCCGCCGCCACCGTGCCGACCGCGATCGCGGACCCGCAGGCCAACGCCGCGACGATCCTGCAGTCGGCGCGCGAGCTGGCCGACCAGGGCGTGGGACTGATCGTCTACCCCGAGCTGAGCGTCACTGGGTACGCCCTCGACGACCTCCTGCTCGGCTCAAGCCTCCTGGAGGGCGTCACAGCCGCGCTGGCCAGCCTCGCCGAGGCCACCACCGAGCTTGCGCCGGTGATCGTCGTGGGCGCCCCCCTCGCCTGGCGCAACCGCGTCTACAACTGCGCGGTCGTGCTGCACCGAGGCGAGATCCTCGGGGTGGCGCCGAAGTCGTACCTGCCGACGTACCGGGAGTTCTACGAGCGACGGCACTTCGCGCCGGGCGACGACGTACGGGCCATGCTGACCCTCGCCGGTCGGGAGGTGCCGTTCGGACCCGACCTGCTCTTCGCGGCCAGCGACGTGCCGGGGTTCGTCCTGCACGTCGAGGTGTGCGAGGACATGTGGGTGCCGATCCCGCCGAGCAGCGAGGCGGCGCTCGCCAGGGCGACCGTGCTCGCCAACCTTTCGGGGTCGCCGATCACCGTCACCAAGGCCGAGGACCGCAAGCTGCTTGCTCGAGCGAGCAGTTCGCGCTGCCTCGCGGCGTACGTGTTCGCCGCCGCCGGCGATGGCGAGTCCACCACCGACCTGAGCTGGGACGGGCAGACCTTCGTCTACGAGAACGCCGACCTGCTGGGCGAGTCCGAGCGATTCCCGCAGGGGCCCCGCGCCACCGTCGTCGACGTCGACCTGGACCGGCTGCTCGCTGAACGCCGCCGCCAGGGCACCTTCGACGACAACCGGCGCACCCACGCCGCGCGCGCCGACGCGTTCCGCACGATCGAGTTCGGGCTGCGGCCGCCGCGCGGCGACGTCGGGCTGCGGCGGGCGGTGGACCGGTTCCCCTTCGTCCCCGACGACGCGGACCGGCTGGCGCTGGACTGCTACGAGGCCTACAACATCCAGGTCAGCGGCCTGGTGCAGCGGCTGCGGGCGATCGGGTCCCCCAAGGCCGTCATCGGCGTGAGCGGCGGACTCGATTCGACGCACGCGCTCATCGTGTGCGCGCGGGCCATGGACCTGCTGGGGCGGCCGCGCTCGGACATCCTCGCGTACACGATGCCCGGCTTCGCGACCTCGGCCAGAACCCGCTCGAACGCCGAGCTGCTGTCCCGCGGGCTGGGGGTGACGTTCGAGGAACTCGACATCCGGCCAGCGGCCGAGCAGATGCTCGCCGACATGCGACACCCGTACGCCGTGTGCGCCCCGGCAGAGCGGGGCCGCGAGGTGTACGACGTGACCTTCGAGAACGTCCAGGCGGGGCTCCGGTACGACTATCTGTTCCGGCTGGCCAACCAGCACGGCGGCATCGTCGTCGGCACCGGCGACCTGTCGGAGCTGGCGCTGGGCTGGTGCACGTACGGCGTCGGCGACCAGATGAGCCACTATGCGGTGAACACCGGCGTGCCGAAGACGCTGATCCAGCACCTCATCCGCTGGGTCATCGCGTCCGGGCAGTTCTCCGGCGAGGTCAACGACGTTCTGCAGGCCGTGCTCGACACGGAGATCAGCCCGGAACTGATCCCGGCCGGAGCGGACGGCAAGGTGCAGTCGACGCAGGACTCGATCGGGCCGTACGCGCTGCACGACTTCGCGCTCTATTACCTGCTGCGGCGTGGCTATCCGCCGCGCAAGATCGCCTTCCTCGCGTGGCACGCCTGGCGGGACGCGGGGGTCGGGGAGTGGCCGCCTGGGTACCCCGCCGACGAGCACGTCGCCTACGACCTGGCGACAATTCGCCGCTGGCTCACAGTGTTCGTGAAGCGGTTCGCGACCAACCAGTTCAAGCGCTCCGCGATTCCCAACGGGCCCAAGGTCATGGCGGGCGGGTCGCTGTCGCCGCGGGGCGACTGGCGGATGCCGTCGGACGCCAACGCGCGGTCGTGGCTGGCCGACATCGAAGCGAACGTGCCCCAGTCCTGA
- a CDS encoding DUF222 domain-containing protein, whose protein sequence is MCRVVATDPTLSGHVRPASATKAQIIVTLDYDTLATHLSTPTRPTSPTSRPAPAGAGAPGRTNCGGNTWTGGPKHGCCGPVTGETGCDFGAATSADSAAGEAARDAEPAEPADMAGRTGPGRRGRGYGVDGHGNPLTPATIRRLACDALLIPAVLGSDSAVLDLGRAARFASADQIRFLRLRDKGCTFPGCDRPPSWCDAHHLREWEADQGETTVDNLALLCTRHHTDIHRRGLIGRLSDGTIHWTRRA, encoded by the coding sequence ATGTGTCGGGTGGTCGCCACCGACCCCACCCTGTCCGGGCACGTCCGGCCGGCCTCCGCGACCAAGGCCCAGATCATCGTGACCCTGGACTACGACACCCTCGCCACCCACCTGAGCACCCCCACCAGACCGACCAGCCCGACCAGCCGTCCTGCTCCTGCCGGCGCTGGCGCGCCCGGGCGCACGAACTGCGGCGGGAACACATGGACAGGCGGCCCGAAGCACGGTTGCTGCGGACCCGTGACGGGCGAGACCGGCTGTGACTTTGGCGCGGCGACGTCTGCTGACTCCGCCGCGGGTGAAGCTGCGCGCGACGCTGAGCCGGCTGAGCCGGCCGACATGGCCGGGCGAACCGGGCCAGGACGGCGGGGCCGGGGGTACGGGGTCGATGGGCACGGCAACCCCCTGACCCCCGCCACGATCCGTCGCCTGGCCTGCGACGCGCTGCTGATCCCCGCGGTTCTCGGCAGCGACTCCGCGGTCCTGGATCTGGGCCGGGCGGCGCGGTTCGCCAGCGCCGACCAGATTCGCTTTCTGCGGCTGCGAGATAAGGGCTGCACGTTCCCCGGCTGCGACCGACCACCCTCCTGGTGCGACGCCCACCACCTGCGCGAATGGGAAGCCGACCAGGGCGAGACCACCGTCGACAACCTCGCCCTGCTCTGCACCCGCCACCACACCGACATCCACCGCCGCGGACTCATCGGCCGCCTCAGCGACGGCACCATCCACTGGACCCGCCGTGCGTGA
- a CDS encoding pyridoxamine 5'-phosphate oxidase family protein: MSSATQDFYDFVTANPLGVVSTYDAGRGPEAALVDFAAMRDGSLLFGSKSDARKMANIAADARVAVVIGCCGTVTYQVEGTAEVLDGDERDQVGAEFARRFPGTKALLPGFSLLRVRAGWVRRWDSSTTPPTVTMVVPAPGEG; the protein is encoded by the coding sequence GTGAGCAGCGCGACGCAGGACTTCTACGACTTCGTGACCGCCAACCCGCTCGGGGTGGTGTCGACGTACGACGCGGGCCGCGGGCCCGAGGCCGCCCTGGTGGACTTCGCGGCGATGCGGGACGGGAGCCTGCTCTTCGGCTCCAAGTCCGACGCCCGGAAGATGGCCAACATCGCCGCCGATGCTCGCGTCGCCGTGGTGATCGGCTGCTGCGGGACCGTGACGTACCAGGTCGAGGGCACCGCCGAGGTGCTCGACGGCGACGAGCGCGACCAGGTGGGTGCGGAGTTCGCGCGCCGGTTCCCGGGGACCAAGGCGCTCCTGCCGGGGTTCTCGCTGCTGCGGGTCCGCGCCGGCTGGGTGCGCCGGTGGGACTCCAGCACGACCCCGCCGACCGTCACCATGGTGGTCCCGGCGCCCGGCGAGGGCTGA
- a CDS encoding IS630 family transposase: MSGPAAKPLVLTDHERAVLTGWIKRPTSAARLVQRASIVLAYADDPHVAGVARRLGVSAATVTKWRDRFAAGRLDGLEDAPRPGQPRKLTDEQINALITRTLQDTPPNGDTHWSTRSMAADQGLNQTQVSRIWRAFGLKPHAVDSWKLSKDPDFVDKVRDIVGLYMSPPENALVLAVDEKSQVQALDRTAPILPMMPGTPARATHDYVRHGTTTVFAAMDIVSGAVIGRNYRRHRSSEFLAFLKEVDRVTPAGLELHLVLDNYATHKTPAVKAWLLKHPRVVLHFTPTSASWLNLVERWFAELTRRKLQRATHRSVIELERDIVTWTQEWNKNPKPFVWTKSADQILETLAGYCKRINDSRH, encoded by the coding sequence ATGTCGGGTCCTGCCGCGAAGCCGTTGGTGTTGACCGATCATGAGCGGGCGGTGTTGACGGGGTGGATCAAGCGGCCGACGTCGGCGGCCAGGCTGGTGCAGCGGGCCTCGATCGTGTTGGCGTACGCCGATGACCCGCACGTGGCCGGGGTGGCGCGCCGGCTCGGGGTGAGCGCTGCGACGGTCACGAAGTGGCGCGACCGGTTCGCGGCCGGTCGTCTCGACGGGCTGGAGGACGCGCCGCGACCGGGGCAGCCGCGCAAGCTCACGGATGAGCAGATCAACGCCCTGATCACCCGGACGTTGCAGGACACGCCGCCGAACGGGGATACGCACTGGTCGACCCGGTCGATGGCCGCCGACCAGGGGCTGAACCAGACCCAGGTGTCGCGGATCTGGCGGGCGTTCGGGCTCAAACCGCACGCAGTGGACTCCTGGAAACTGTCCAAAGACCCCGACTTCGTGGACAAGGTCCGCGATATCGTCGGGTTGTACATGTCACCACCGGAGAACGCGCTGGTCCTCGCGGTCGATGAGAAGTCCCAGGTCCAGGCGCTGGACCGGACCGCGCCGATCCTGCCGATGATGCCCGGTACACCCGCGCGGGCCACCCACGACTACGTCCGCCACGGCACGACGACCGTGTTCGCGGCGATGGACATCGTCTCCGGGGCAGTGATCGGGCGGAACTACCGGCGCCACCGCAGCAGCGAGTTTCTGGCCTTCCTCAAGGAAGTCGACAGGGTCACCCCCGCCGGGCTGGAGCTGCACCTCGTGCTGGACAACTACGCCACCCACAAGACTCCGGCCGTGAAGGCCTGGCTGCTCAAACACCCCCGCGTGGTGCTGCACTTCACCCCGACCTCGGCGTCCTGGCTCAACCTCGTCGAACGCTGGTTCGCCGAGTTGACCCGCCGCAAGCTACAACGCGCGACCCACCGCTCGGTCATCGAGCTCGAACGCGACATCGTCACCTGGACCCAGGAGTGGAACAAGAACCCCAAGCCCTTCGTCTGGACCAAGAGCGCCGACCAGATCCTCGAAACCCTCGCCGGCTACTGCAAACGAATTAACGACTCACGACACTAG
- a CDS encoding acyl-CoA-binding protein has translation MASPAFEAAKAELEASDAQPDNLQKLALYGLFKQVTAGDVTGKRPGLTDFVGRAKYDAWAGRTGMSTEQAEEAYIAEVGKILGR, from the coding sequence ATGGCCAGCCCAGCATTCGAGGCCGCGAAGGCCGAACTCGAAGCCTCCGACGCCCAGCCCGACAACCTGCAGAAGCTCGCGCTGTACGGCCTGTTCAAGCAGGTCACCGCCGGGGACGTCACCGGCAAACGGCCGGGCCTGACGGACTTCGTCGGACGGGCCAAGTACGACGCGTGGGCGGGCCGCACCGGGATGAGCACCGAGCAGGCCGAAGAGGCGTACATCGCCGAGGTCGGCAAGATCCTCGGCCGCTGA